The Shewanella mangrovisoli genome has a window encoding:
- the ptsP gene encoding phosphoenolpyruvate--protein phosphotransferase produces the protein MLNTLRDITQAVASAHSLETALEVLVSSTKAAMETQCCSVYILDQQELVLSATDGLEKSAVGRVRMPLTQGLVGLAAEREEAVNLADARLHPRFKLFPEVAEEEYRAFLAVPIIYQKAVVGVIVVQQASARQFSEGEEAFLMTLAAQLAMAIRGLKQKAQVSSLHQQILFQGTSASSGIAIAHALVLGGEISLEQPDVRCEDIALESSRLVAAMGRCKEAIGALSQRFDREQDEEVASIFNALQLLLDDASLGGEYAREVQQGWEAESAVSRVSLRYIQQFLAMEDPYLKERASDIRDLGQKVLRQLIEPERLELEPDKPVILVTREADATMLAEFPRQKLAGIVTELGGVNSHAAILARALGVPAITGVEQLLSADIDQKLLVVNASRGQLMVSPSPAIVSEYRSLISAQKALQRQYAQELALPSVMLDGTRIRLYLNAGLLSGVASEIAEGADGIGLYRTEIPFMLQQRFPSESEQVKVYQQVLSAASGRPVVMRTLDVGGDKPLPYFPIKEDNPFLGWRGIRLSLDHPELFLVQLRAMLQAGGEGKQLSILLPMVSNLDEIDQSLAYLEQAYVELKNDVNSQIEMPRIGIMLEVPALLYQLDEVAKRVDFVSVGSNDLTQYLLAVDRNNPRVSSLFDSYHPGILRALHQARLDCDYHQLDISICGELAGEPMGAILLVAMGYQHLSMNQGSLARINYLLRRVSRADLTQLLSQALSLSNGFQVRELVKEYLTQQGLATILN, from the coding sequence CGTCCGCCCACAGCTTAGAAACCGCATTAGAAGTCCTAGTTTCATCGACCAAAGCGGCGATGGAAACCCAATGTTGCTCGGTCTACATCCTAGATCAGCAAGAACTCGTATTATCAGCCACCGATGGCCTTGAGAAGAGTGCCGTTGGGCGCGTGCGCATGCCGTTAACCCAAGGCTTGGTTGGCTTGGCCGCAGAACGCGAAGAAGCGGTAAACCTTGCAGATGCCCGTTTGCATCCACGCTTTAAACTTTTCCCCGAAGTCGCTGAAGAAGAATACCGTGCCTTTTTAGCCGTCCCCATTATTTATCAAAAAGCAGTCGTCGGCGTAATTGTGGTGCAGCAGGCCAGCGCGCGGCAATTTAGCGAAGGGGAAGAAGCCTTCTTAATGACCTTGGCCGCGCAGCTCGCGATGGCGATCCGGGGATTAAAGCAAAAGGCACAGGTCAGTTCGCTGCATCAACAGATTTTATTTCAAGGAACCTCTGCATCCAGCGGTATAGCCATTGCCCACGCCTTGGTGCTCGGTGGCGAAATATCCCTCGAGCAGCCCGATGTGCGCTGTGAGGATATTGCCCTCGAATCCAGCCGATTAGTGGCGGCGATGGGGCGTTGTAAAGAGGCAATCGGTGCCTTATCTCAACGTTTCGACCGTGAGCAGGATGAAGAAGTCGCCTCAATATTCAACGCCTTGCAGCTGCTGCTCGATGATGCCAGCCTAGGTGGTGAATATGCTCGCGAAGTGCAGCAGGGCTGGGAAGCCGAATCGGCGGTTAGCCGGGTTTCGCTGCGTTATATTCAACAGTTTTTGGCGATGGAAGATCCTTACCTCAAAGAACGGGCGAGCGATATTCGGGATCTGGGGCAAAAGGTATTAAGGCAGTTAATCGAACCCGAGCGTTTAGAGCTTGAACCCGATAAGCCGGTGATTTTAGTGACGCGTGAAGCGGATGCCACTATGCTCGCCGAATTCCCTCGGCAAAAATTGGCCGGTATTGTCACTGAATTGGGGGGCGTTAACTCCCATGCGGCGATTTTAGCGCGCGCTCTGGGCGTGCCCGCCATTACTGGCGTCGAGCAATTGTTGTCGGCCGATATTGACCAGAAGCTGTTAGTGGTCAACGCCAGCCGCGGGCAATTAATGGTGTCGCCATCGCCTGCGATTGTTAGCGAATACCGCAGTTTGATTTCGGCGCAAAAGGCGTTGCAACGCCAATACGCGCAGGAGTTAGCCCTGCCGTCGGTGATGCTCGATGGAACACGGATCCGTTTGTACCTTAACGCTGGGTTACTCAGTGGTGTCGCCTCTGAAATCGCCGAAGGCGCCGATGGTATTGGGCTATATCGCACCGAAATTCCCTTTATGTTGCAACAGCGTTTTCCGAGTGAGTCCGAGCAGGTAAAAGTCTATCAACAGGTGTTATCGGCGGCATCGGGTCGTCCTGTGGTGATGCGTACCTTAGATGTGGGGGGCGATAAGCCGCTGCCTTATTTCCCGATTAAAGAAGATAACCCCTTCTTAGGCTGGCGCGGTATCCGCTTATCATTGGATCACCCTGAGCTATTCCTCGTGCAGTTAAGGGCGATGTTGCAAGCGGGCGGAGAGGGCAAGCAGCTCAGTATTTTACTGCCTATGGTCAGTAACTTAGATGAAATTGACCAATCCTTGGCCTATCTAGAGCAGGCCTATGTTGAACTCAAGAACGATGTGAACAGCCAGATTGAAATGCCGCGCATTGGCATTATGCTCGAAGTTCCAGCGCTGTTATATCAGTTAGATGAAGTGGCAAAACGCGTCGATTTTGTGTCGGTCGGCAGTAACGATTTGACCCAATATTTACTCGCTGTGGACCGTAACAACCCAAGGGTGAGCTCACTGTTTGATAGTTATCATCCAGGTATTCTCCGGGCGCTGCATCAGGCAAGGCTTGATTGTGATTATCATCAACTCGATATCAGTATCTGTGGCGAGCTGGCGGGGGAACCCATGGGGGCGATTCTGTTGGTGGCGATGGGATACCAGCATTTGAGTATGAACCAAGGCAGTTTAGCGCGGATTAATTACCTGCTGCGCCGAGTGTCCCGCGCAGATTTGACGCAACTCTTGTCGCAGGCTTTGAGCCTATCAAACGGTTTCCAAGTGCGTGAGTTGGTTAAAGAATATTTAACACAGCAGGGATTAGCCACAATTCTTAATTAA